CGTGATGACACTGAATCGCCCGGGAAATTTCAACTGGCTGTGCTCGAGCTTTAAGGCGTCGTAATTCCAGTCAACAGACAGGCGCTTTTCCGGCGATAAACGCGACGCGTTGATATTCTGACAATTGCGCCGGTGAACCGTCACCCCCCGCCCCTGCGCGATGGCCGCGACAATCTGATCCCCGGGCAGAGGGTGGCAGCACCCGGCGAATTGCACATCAATGCCATTCCCCACCCCGGCAAGGATGGCCGATGCCGCACGACCGCGCGCCGAGGCGGCATTGGCCGCAGCAAAACGCGATGTCAGGCCCGGCACCATGCGCGGCGCACGCGGTAACAGGCGCAATTCGGGGTAAGCGGCGTTCAGCACTTCACGCGGGGTGATCTGATTACCGCCGACCGCGACGTAAAGATCCTCAACGGTCAGGTATTTGAGGGCTTTGAGCGTCGTCTCGATGATTTTTTCGCTACCATCCACCCCTTCCTGCCGGAAGAGTTTGGCCAGTGCGGAACGCCCCTGATCAATATTGTTCTGTCTCTGCTGCAGGGCGATGAAGCGCCTGATGCGCGCCCGGGCTTTACCCGTGACAACGAAGCGCTCCCAGGTTGGAGAAGGCACACCGCCCCGCGCGGTCATGATCTCGACCTGGTCACCATTCTGCAGCTCATGCCGCAGGGGCATCAGGCGGCCATTGATTTTTGCCCCAACGCAGGCATCCCCGACCTGGCTATGCACCGCATAGGCAAAATCAATCGGGGTTGCGCCACGCGGAAGGGAGATAAGCTGACCTTTCGGCGTGAAGCAGAAAACCTGATCCTGATAAAGCTCAAGCTTGGTGTTTTCGAGGAAGTCTTCCGGCGCTTCCGAATCTTCCAGAATTTCGAGAAGATCCTGCACCCAGCGCATTTTGACCGATGTGAGCGGGGTGACTTCGGTGGACGCTGCGTGGGCGGACGGGCGCTCTTTGTAAGCCCAATGCGCGGCGACACCATTCTCGGCGAAATTATGCATTTCCGGCGTGCGGATCTGCACTTCGATTTTCTGGTTTCGCGGCCGGGAGAGTGTGACGCCTGTATGAAGGCTTTGATACCCATTGGCTTTGGGCGTGGAAATATAATCCTTAAAGCGGCCCGCGATCATGGGATATGTCGCGTGGATGGTACCTAACGCCGCATAACATGCCTCCCGCGTCGGCACGATGATGCGGAAGGCCATGATGTCCGAAAGCTGCTCAAACGCGACATTGCGTTTCTGCATCTTGGCCCAGATTGAGTAAGCGGATTTTTCACGCCCGCGAATTTCGACATCATGAAAATCCGCCTTATGCAGCAGCGCCAACAGGTCCTGACAAATCTGCTCAATAATGTCGGCGCCGTGCCCGCGAAGATAATTCAGTCGCCGCCGGATTGT
This genomic stretch from Candidatus Kirkpatrickella diaphorinae harbors:
- a CDS encoding RelA/SpoT family protein; translation: MGKGADVSSGLQPSAHRNGLGNTPVISINGLLTRLQKYIPEGELDLIQRAYDVASKAHEGQLRDNGDPYIVHPLAVANILAKFRMDATAIAVGLLHDTVEDTLVTRDVLKNEFGNDLVGLVDGVTKLTRLELQSDRTKQAENFRKLVLAMSRDIRVLIVKLADRLHNMRTLHYVERKDRRLRIARETMDIYAPLAERIGMDRVKTELQNLAFAELEPEADATIRRRLNYLRGHGADIIEQICQDLLALLHKADFHDVEIRGREKSAYSIWAKMQKRNVAFEQLSDIMAFRIIVPTREACYAALGTIHATYPMIAGRFKDYISTPKANGYQSLHTGVTLSRPRNQKIEVQIRTPEMHNFAENGVAAHWAYKERPSAHAASTEVTPLTSVKMRWVQDLLEILEDSEAPEDFLENTKLELYQDQVFCFTPKGQLISLPRGATPIDFAYAVHSQVGDACVGAKINGRLMPLRHELQNGDQVEIMTARGGVPSPTWERFVVTGKARARIRRFIALQQRQNNIDQGRSALAKLFRQEGVDGSEKIIETTLKALKYLTVEDLYVAVGGNQITPREVLNAAYPELRLLPRAPRMVPGLTSRFAAANAASARGRAASAILAGVGNGIDVQFAGCCHPLPGDQIVAAIAQGRGVTVHRRNCQNINASRLSPEKRLSVDWNYDALKLEHSQLKFPGRFSVITADETNVLSGLTNVANKHGGNVTNIRIVNRQLDFLEIIFDVEVQDLRHFLAIMTALRSVEGVIQVERAQS